CTGGCGACATCCCCATCAGGTTTGTAAAAGCTTTTGCAAATGCACTAAGCGATGCGTAACCGACACCAGCCGCTACATCTGTTACCCGTTGCCCCTCGGCAAGCAGGTTTGCCGCGTGGAAGAGACGGGCCTGCACGATCCAGTCCTGCCATGTCATGCCGGTTTCTTCATGAAAATGGCGACGGAAACTACGTTCCGACATTCCGGCATGACGCAACGCCAAGTTTAGATTTGCCTGCCCGGGGCTGGCAAGAGCTGCTTCCATAGCCCGCACGATAGACGGGTGAGCAGCACGCGGCAGCGTGAAAAGCCGTGTTGTTTTCGTCTGTATTTGCTCCATGCAGAGCAGGCCGACGGTTTGAAAAAAACTCCGGGCAATGGGGTCGTGCTCTGCTGAACCGGGTTGCCAACGCACTGTGTGGAGCAACATCTCCTGCAACATTGTCGTTATGGGAAATGTCTGGATATGGTCCGTTTGGTTATGCGGAAAATATGCCGGATCAAAATAGACGGAAACACCGTCCAGATCGCGGATCATGGTTCGATGACGTGTTCCTGCCGGAATCCATATGGCATGAGCCGTAGGCAACAGATGATGGCCATCCGGACCTTCGATCTGTGTAGTGCCGCGTCTTGCATATGTGATCTGGTGGCATGAATGGGCGTGCCAGTCATAAAAGATGGCTGAAGACGGATTACGGAATGCAAAACCGGGTTTCCCCGGGCCATCCAGTCTGTTCTCGACAAGGACGCCTTGTGTCTCTCTGGAGGTCAGGTTTTTCATTGGCCGATATCCGCTTATTTATGGCCGGATAGCGTTAGACGGCCAACCGCCCTTTCCTTATCCTGAAACGCCAAGGAAAGGAATAAAGATGTCTGCTTCTCGCACTCCTCATGACACCCGGATCGTTGACCAGTTTACACGCTGGGCAAAGCCATTTGCTGAGTTGGCCATTCACGCAGAGGCGGAAAGCATGGCGCAGACGCTCGCCGCCTGCGCCGTTACCAGAGATATGAAAGTGCTTGATGTCGCCTGCGGTCCGGGGATTATCGCGTGTGAACTGGCCCGCGTTGGCGCGGAGGTCACGGGCATCGACCTGACACCAGCCATGATCGAACAGGCACGCCTGCGTGCGGACAGGGAGGGGGTGATGGTTGAGTATCATATTGGAAATGCGCTGCATTTACCGTTTCAGGCGGACAGTTTCGACCGGGTCGTGACACGGTACAGCTTTCACCATATGCAAGCGCCCCGGGAAGTTCTGGCGGAAATGGTAAGAGTCTGCCGTCCCGGTGGCCGGATCATTGTGATTGACGCCACCCCGGCTGAGGAATGCCAGGAAGGATATGATCGGGCGGAAACGCTCCGTGATCCCTCGCATACAAGCGCCCTGACACTGCATCAGTTGCTGTCGCTTGGGACTGACGCGGGTCTGTCGCCTGTGATGATGCATCAATATCGTCTTGAGTCCCGCTTGCAGGATCAGGTCGCTCCGGAGGACTGGAATGCCCTGAAAGCGATATTTGAAGAGGATATCGCAAGCGGTCAGGATCGTCTGGGCATGGGCGCATGGGAAGATGCAGACGGGATTCGTTTCTATTTCCCTGTGTCAATCGTGGCATGGAGTAAAAGCATGCACGAAAATCGCCCCGTCTGCTCCTGAGAGGAAGACTTATTCATCAACATGCCTGTCTACCAGATGAAACAAGCAGACAGGCAATTTCCGCCGTCATGTTGGACAAAAAGTATGCCATTATTAATTTTGGAAAGCAGATATTACTCGATAATCTTATGTTTTGACGGATAAAATCTGGAAATTAAAACGAAATAAAAGAACTTATCTATTTTTATGTTCCCATGACATTAGGTGTTTAGTCCTGCGGTTGGATGGTGCGTTATTTTCACGCGGGTGGCAGGATGCGCTAGGACCGATCGACATTCAGGATTCCCTTTTTTTGGAATGAGTGATTCATAGAGCACCGTGTTGGAACACGGAGCGTGGGATGGGGATCAAGCGTTACGAGTTGACCGAGGTGCAATGGCAGAGGATTGCGCCTTTGCTACCCGGCAAGGTCGGTGATGCAGGCCGTAGCGGGACGGATAACCGCATGTTCGTGAATGGCTGTCTTTGGGTTCTGCGCTCCGGCGCGCATTGGAAAGACCTGCCTGAGCGGTATGGCAAATGGAAGACGGTACATCGTCGGTTCAGCCGATGGTGCCATGCCGGGGTGTGGGAAAAGGTTTTCGAGACGCTGACGGCCGATCGGAACAATCAGTATCTGATGCTCGATTCAACCATCGTTCGCACCCATCAGCAGGCCGCGAGCGGAAAAGGGGGGCCAAAGATCAGGCGCTGGGGCGTTCTCGAGGTGGTCTGACGACCAAGATTCATATGCTGGCCGATGCGCTGGGCCGCCCGCTGTGCTTCGTGGTCACGGCTGGTCAGGTTGGCGACGTCACCCAGGCGCCGGCCCTGCTCGCGGGTCAGGAGGGGGCTGCCGTCATTGCCGACAAAGCCTATGACAGCAATGCGTTACGTGCCCTCATCGCTCAGATGGGTGCAGAAGCCGTCATTCCTTGTAACCCGACCCGCAAGATTATCATCTCCCACGATGCCATCGCCTACAGGATACGTAATCGTATCGAGCGGTGCTTCAACCGCCTCAAGCACTTCCGACGCTTCGCTACCAGATATGATCGACGCACCATCCATTTCCTCGGCTTCGTTCACCTCGCCTCAGCCATGATCTGGATGACCTGAATGTCGATCCGTCCTAGGGGCCAGACTCACCACGGAAGCGCCACGACGACAGCGGCGGTCCGTCGAGCCACAGCATAGTCAAGGAGCCTGCGGGTTCTGGCGAAACGCCACGGGATCAACCCGAAGGCGCCCTCCTCAACCGTCCCGTCGATTGAAGAAGAGGCGATCGTCCCAGTGCTCCGCCGCCACATCCTGCTGCCTCTGGACGATTGCCTTTACGCACTTCAGGCGACGATCCCGCACCAGCAAAGCACAGCACTAAACAGCTGGAATTTTTGCAGGACTGACATCGATAAGGCCCATTCTGTCCATTCGAATACATGGCGTTGCCGCGTATCCTGCTCCAAAACATTTTCCCACGGAAATACACTTGCCCAATCGCAACACACTGACTGATTTTTACAGAAACTCGCAGAAACAATCATCAACTATAATAGTTATATATACCCATAATAAAAAATACTTTCACTCTTCATTAGCACTCAAATATAGACCATTACACCCATACAATTACAGCCTCTGATACAGGCTATTAAAATGTTACTTTAATCACCTTCAATAAACTCAGGATCTATGAATTGTGGCAGATGCTCTTTCAGTTTTCTGATACTGGCCAGCCTAATACTTCAACCTGATCAAGATGAAAATAATCGTTTTTAAGCGATGTGATCCGAAGCACACGTCCGATAAGTGGCTCGGATGCCTGCCATTCAAGAGGCATCCCGTCGACACCCCCGATCACTCTGTCATCATGTTTTTCAAGGATGGTTTTGAGTGAATTCTCATCCATGCCTACTTCTATTCGAAGATGGTTACAGCGTTCAGGTGCGGAGTCGCAGCGATTGAACAATCGAATGTTTTTGATTACACATGGCTCTTCCAGATCAACTTCCCACCATGCATTCGCTTCAGTATCTGTGTGGAACTGGAAAGTCCCAGTCAGAACACCACTGGTCGCGTTGGCTTTCTGATCCGGAACCCACGGATGGAGTGAGCTTTGTCTGGTTTTTTTATCAATAGCGACGTTGCGCAACGAGACGCCGATCGACTCAGTCTTTACTTCCCGCTTTTGCCACTGAAATGCGCCGACAACGACAGGCTGACGAGCACGGCTTCGATCTGCTCTGATTTTATAATCCAGTATTCGGAGAATGCCATCAGCAATTCCGGCAGGATCTGAAACCTTGTACACTTCTGAAAATCCCTTTGTTTCATCAGGATTTTTCGCAGAATCCAGTGTAATCAGCTCGCCAGGAGCAATCCCATAATAATCAGCTTTTGCCTTATTCGCCTGATCGATCAAACAAAAATTACTATAAGTCGTCATATTATAGTTGATCATGAATATATAATCGCGCGGCACAAAAATGCTTGCATGAAAAGCTGAGCCGATAAAACCCGCCACGTAGGGACGATTGGCCCATAACGCAATCTGCTCTTCAAGAGATAGCATCTCGGGATAAACAATCTCAACACCGTTCGCCGCCAGACGCTCACAGATCACGTCTTCATTAATCAGACGCCTGACACCGGACTGAAGTTTCGATTTGGAAAGATAGACCGGACGATCATCAGATTTTCCCATCAGATGACCCGCAAGTTTTTGGCCGATCTCATGGCAAAACGTTGCATAACGACGATAAGCAAAACTGGCTTCTTCAAATGCCGGAGCTGGTACGATCAAGCGTCTTATTTTCTGGGG
The Acetobacter aceti genome window above contains:
- a CDS encoding helix-turn-helix transcriptional regulator, whose product is MKNLTSRETQGVLVENRLDGPGKPGFAFRNPSSAIFYDWHAHSCHQITYARRGTTQIEGPDGHHLLPTAHAIWIPAGTRHRTMIRDLDGVSVYFDPAYFPHNQTDHIQTFPITTMLQEMLLHTVRWQPGSAEHDPIARSFFQTVGLLCMEQIQTKTTRLFTLPRAAHPSIVRAMEAALASPGQANLNLALRHAGMSERSFRRHFHEETGMTWQDWIVQARLFHAANLLAEGQRVTDVAAGVGYASLSAFAKAFTNLMGMSPVRFRNLQT
- a CDS encoding class I SAM-dependent methyltransferase yields the protein MSASRTPHDTRIVDQFTRWAKPFAELAIHAEAESMAQTLAACAVTRDMKVLDVACGPGIIACELARVGAEVTGIDLTPAMIEQARLRADREGVMVEYHIGNALHLPFQADSFDRVVTRYSFHHMQAPREVLAEMVRVCRPGGRIIVIDATPAEECQEGYDRAETLRDPSHTSALTLHQLLSLGTDAGLSPVMMHQYRLESRLQDQVAPEDWNALKAIFEEDIASGQDRLGMGAWEDADGIRFYFPVSIVAWSKSMHENRPVCS
- a CDS encoding glycosyltransferase 61 family protein, with amino-acid sequence MASICKTNIVFGETVILDSEPAVLDLCDVVYVPEQDSNSPSGVFDQGRKRVLQTAYFRGPNVEEMAPSLTMGYRYGDITDYAPDDVYIYCGFIHYHFGHFLLSTFSRFWSAAREKYPQAKILYSSHQGMDVWFEENSFMRKLFGALNLSQDDFVRFSSPQKIRRLIVPAPAFEEASFAYRRYATFCHEIGQKLAGHLMGKSDDRPVYLSKSKLQSGVRRLINEDVICERLAANGVEIVYPEMLSLEEQIALWANRPYVAGFIGSAFHASIFVPRDYIFMINYNMTTYSNFCLIDQANKAKADYYGIAPGELITLDSAKNPDETKGFSEVYKVSDPAGIADGILRILDYKIRADRSRARQPVVVGAFQWQKREVKTESIGVSLRNVAIDKKTRQSSLHPWVPDQKANATSGVLTGTFQFHTDTEANAWWEVDLEEPCVIKNIRLFNRCDSAPERCNHLRIEVGMDENSLKTILEKHDDRVIGGVDGMPLEWQASEPLIGRVLRITSLKNDYFHLDQVEVLGWPVSEN